A genomic segment from Calypte anna isolate BGI_N300 unplaced genomic scaffold, bCalAnn1_v1.p scaffold_183_arrow_ctg1, whole genome shotgun sequence encodes:
- the LOC115600279 gene encoding olfactory receptor 14J1-like, whose protein sequence is MSNSSSIRQFLLLAFADRRELQLLHFWLFLGIYLAALLGNGLIITTIACDHHLHTPMYFFLLNLSLLDLGSISTTLPKAMANSLWDNTNMSYNKCAAQTFFFLFLIAGEFYLLTIMSYDRYVAICKPLHYGTLLGSRACVHMAAAAWGTGFLTALLHTANTFSLPLCQGNALDQFFCEIPQILKLSCSHSYLREIGLLVVSACLAFGCFVFMVVSYVEIFRAVLRIPSEQGRHKAFSTCLPHLAVVSLFMSTAAFTYLKPPSISFQFLDLMLSFMYSVVPPAVNPLIYSMRNQELMGSLRKCLGFFSSHRSHPIFCT, encoded by the coding sequence atgtccaacagcagctccatcaggcagttcctcctcctggcatttgcagacaggcgggagctgcagctcttgcacttctggctcttcctgggcatctacctggctgccctcctgggcaacggcctcatcatcaccaccattgcctgtgaccaccacctccacacccccatgtacttcttcctcctcaacctctccctcctcgacctgggatccatctccaccactctgcccaaagccatggccaattccctctgggacaacaccaACATGTCCTACAACAAATGTGCTGCacagacctttttctttctctttttgattGCTGGGgagttttatctcctgaccatcatgtcctacgaccgctacgtggccatctgcaaacccctgcactacgggaccctcctgggcagcagagcttgtgtccacatggcagcagctgcctggggcactgggtttctcactgctctgctgcacacagccaatacattttccctgcccctctgccagggcaatgccctggaccagttcttctgtgaaatcccccagatcctcaagctctcctgctcacactcctacctcagggaaattGGGCTTCTTGTGGTCAGTGCATGTTTGGcatttgggtgttttgttttcatggtggTGTCCTAcgtggagatcttcagggctgtgctgaggatcccttctgagcagggaaggcataaagccttttccacgtgcctccctcacctggccgtggtctccctgttcatgAGCACAGCAGCTTTTACCTACCTGAAGCCCCCTTCCATCTCCTTCCAATTCCTGGATCTGATGTTGTCATTTatgtactcggtggttcctccagcagtgaaccccctcatctacagcatgaggaaccaggagctcatGGGTTCTCTAAGGAAATGTTTAGGGTTTTTCAGCAGCCATAGGAGTCATCCGATCTTCTGCACATGA